In Prunus dulcis chromosome 2, ALMONDv2, whole genome shotgun sequence, a single genomic region encodes these proteins:
- the LOC117617867 gene encoding rust resistance kinase Lr10-like, which produces MAKGFKEKLGEGGYGSVYKAKLRSGRLVAIKMLGKSKANGQDFINEVATIGRIHHVNVVRLIGFCVEGSKRALVYDFMPNGSLDKYLFSQQGVVSLNCEKMFEIALGVARGIEYLHRGCDMQILHFDIKPHNILLDENFLPKVSDFGLARLCPLDNSIVSLTAARGTIGYIAPELFYKNIGGISYKADVYSFGMLLMEMAGRRKNLNATIEKSSQIYFPTWVFDQLSDGKDIKVEDATEEEEKIIKKMIIVALWCIQMKPSVRPSMNKAVEMLEGEIESLEMPPKPFLYPQQLPEVVPGDNSSTTSASTVTNSTEIVLIADANQTM; this is translated from the coding sequence ATGGCCAAAGGTTTCAAGGAAAAATTGGGTGAAGGAGGCTATGGCTCGGTATACAAGGCAAAGCTTCGTAGCGGTCGCCTGGTAGCCATCAAGATGTTGGGTAAGTCCAAAGCTAATGGGCAAGACTTCATCAATGAAGTTGCTACCATTGGAAGGATTCACCATGTCAACGTGGTGCGACTCATTGGCTTCTGTGTTGAGGGTTCAAAGCGTGCTCTCGTATACGACTTCATGCCTAATGGATCTCTTGATAAATACTTATTTTCTCAACAAGGAGTTGTCTCTTTGAATTGTGAGAAAATGTTTGAAATTGCGCTTGGAGTGGCTCGTGGTATTGAATATCTGCACAGAGGATGTGACATGCAAATTCTGCACTTTGACATCAAACCTCATAACATTCTTCTTGACGAGAATTTTCTTCCCAAGGTGTCTGATTTTGGATTAGCAAGGCTATGCCCGCTCGATAATAGCATTGTATCTTTGACAGCAGCAAGAGGAACTATCGGATACATAGCACCAGAGTTATTCTATAAAAACATTGGAGGTATTTCATACAAAGCTGATGTCTATAGTTTTGGAATGCTATTGATGGAAATGGCTGGCAGAAGAAAGAATTTAAATGCAACCATAGAGAAGTCAAGCCAAATATACTTTCCAACATGGGTTTTTGACCAATTGAGTGATGGAAAGGACATAAAAGTTGAAGACGCCacagaggaggaagagaagatcATAAAGAAGATGATCATTGTGGCATTGTGGTGCATACAAATGAAGCCTAGTGTCCGTCCTTCTATGAATAAAGCAGTTGAGATGCTTGAAGGAGAAATTGAGAGCCTTGAAATGCCTCCAAAGCCTTTCTTGTATCCACAACAATTGCCAGAAGTGGTTCCTGGGGACAATTCAAGTACCACAAGTGCATCAACAGTAACAAATTCTACAGAAATCGTTTTGATTGCTGATGCGAATCAAACAATGTAA
- the LOC117618142 gene encoding uncharacterized protein LOC117618142, whose protein sequence is MPLPFLLIFSLTMSRGSLLFAAHIALLLLLVPCSFCFQTSTVQDSALCGNINIKYPFQLKGSLQNCSYNSFELYCEENVTVICLYSGKYYVKAINYSDWTIRVVDAGVQKKDNYFSNPRYSLTSLNLSGGNPFAPDPWYPSSLAIREVPIIFISCANPMHSPRLVDTAPCINNSANSSLSSTLRMFSYVMIGNISSFDLGESCRITQMVVVSPSTSRDLHQNLSCEGIYNEIARGFELSWFNASCYFKCGMDEKNCTLDNVSKTKCPSITKEHLYQKILQFIHSILLISGQVAEGVFYVYAFALTNKCNSDVPLYLLPLSCVISYLGNVNYLKSVTV, encoded by the exons ATGCCTCTTCCCTTCCTCCTAATATTCTCTCTCACTATGTCTAGAGGAAGTCTCCTATTTGCTGCACACATAgcccttctccttctccttgttcCTTGTTCCTTCTGTTTCCAAACATCCACGGTGCAAGATAGTGCCCTTTGTGGCAATATCAACATAAAGTATCCCTTTCAATTAAAGGGAAGCCTTCAAAACTGTAGCTACAACAGTTTTGAGCTATATTGTGAGGAAAATGTTACAGTAATATGCTTGTATTCGGGAAAGTATTACGTAAAGGCGATCAATTACAGTGACTGGACAATCCGAGTTGTGGATGCTGGTGTTCAGAAGAAAGACAACTACTTCTCCAACCCACGTTACTCTTTAACCTCCTTGAACCTTAGTGGTGGAAATCCTTTCGCCCCTGATCCTTGGTACCCATCTAGTCTAGCAATACGTGAAGTGCCTATAATATTTATCAGCTGTGCAAATCCAATGCATTCTCCTCGCCTTGTTGATACAGCTCCATGCATCAACAATTCTGCCAATTCTTCTTTGTCCAGTACTTTAAGAATGTTTTCTTATGTCATGATTGGCAACATAAGTTCATTCGATTTGGGGGAGTCCTGCAGAATAACACAAATGGTTGTGGTGTCACCTTCAACATCTAGGGATCTGCACCAGAACTTGTCCTGTGAAGGTATATATAATGAAATAGCGCGCGGCTTTGAGCTCTCATGGTTTAACGCTTCATGTTACTTCAAATGTGGAATGGATGAGAAGAACTGCACGCTCGATAACGTGAGTAAAACCAAGTGCCCTTCAATAACCAAAG AACATTTGTACCAGAAGATCTTACAGTTCATACACTCCATACTCCTGATATCAG GCCAAGTTGCAGAAGGGGTATTCTATGTGTATGCCTTTGCGCTCACCAACAAGTGCAACAGCGATGTCCCCCTTTATCTGCTTCCATTAAGCTGTGTAATCTCTTACCTAGGTAATGTGAACTACTTGAAATCAGTTACTGTGTAG